One Nocardioides oleivorans DNA segment encodes these proteins:
- a CDS encoding glutamine amidotransferase, which translates to MRPFLFLGTRAEDDVAQQEYDAVLAGCGLRPDELVRVRLEQAPLGPVDLDDWSGVILGGGPFNTSDPEEAKSPAQRQAESDLHDLAVRAVEADFPFLGACYGIGVLGGLGGGTVDRTWGEPICALPVRLTDAGRADPLFGPMPAEFLAYLGHKEAVSRLPEGAVLLASTDTCPVHAFRIGLNVYATQFHPELDAIAICDRIDAYSAHGYYEPHEQEQLKADAREALVTEPVRLLARFVELYAR; encoded by the coding sequence TTGAGGCCCTTCCTCTTCCTCGGCACGCGCGCGGAGGACGACGTCGCGCAGCAGGAGTACGACGCCGTGCTGGCCGGGTGCGGCCTGCGACCGGACGAGCTGGTCCGGGTCCGCCTCGAGCAGGCGCCGCTCGGACCGGTCGACCTGGACGACTGGTCCGGCGTCATCCTCGGTGGCGGGCCGTTCAACACGTCCGACCCCGAGGAGGCCAAGTCGCCCGCGCAGCGGCAGGCCGAGTCCGACCTCCACGACCTCGCGGTGCGCGCCGTCGAGGCGGACTTCCCCTTCCTCGGCGCCTGCTACGGCATCGGGGTGCTCGGCGGCCTCGGCGGCGGCACGGTCGACCGGACCTGGGGCGAGCCGATCTGCGCGCTGCCTGTGAGGCTCACCGACGCGGGGCGGGCGGACCCGCTCTTCGGGCCGATGCCCGCCGAGTTCCTGGCCTACCTCGGCCACAAGGAGGCGGTCTCCCGGCTCCCCGAGGGTGCGGTGCTGCTCGCCTCGACCGACACCTGCCCGGTGCACGCCTTCCGGATCGGGCTCAACGTCTATGCCACGCAGTTCCACCCCGAGCTCGACGCGATCGCGATCTGCGACCGGATCGACGCCTACAGCGCGCACGGCTACTACGAGCCGCACGAGCAGGAGCAGCTCAAGGCCGACGCCCGGGAGGCGCTGGTGACGGAGCCGGTCCGGTTGCTCGCGCGGTTCGTGGAGCTCTACGCCCGCTGA